DNA from Homo sapiens chromosome 1, GRCh38.p14 Primary Assembly:
CAGCCACCTGGCGTGTCCCAGAAACCAACCGGCTGACCTCATCTCCTGCCCGGCCCCACCTCCATTGGCTTTGGCTTTTGGCGTTTGTGCTGCCCGACCCTTTCTCCTGTCCGGATGCGCAGGGCAGGGCCTGAGCCGTCGAGCTGCACCCACAGCAGGCTGCCTTTGGTGACTCACCGGGTGAACGGGGGCATTGCGAGGCATCCCCTCCCTGGGTTTGGCTCCTGCCCACGGGGCTGACAGTAGAAATCACAGGCTGTGAGACAGCTGGAGCCCAGCTCTGCTTGAACCTATTTTAGGTCTCTGATCCCCGCTTCCTCTTTAGACTCCCCTAGAGCTCAGCCAGTGCTCAACCTGAGGCTGGGGGTCTCTGAGGAAGAGTGAGTTGGAGCTGAGGGGTCTGGGGCTGTCCCCTGAGAGAGGGGCCAGAGGCAGTGTCAAGAGCCGGGCAGTCTGATTGTGGCTCACCCTCCATCACTCCCAGGGGCCCCTGGCCCAGCAGCCGCAGCTCCCAACCACAATATCCTTTGGGGTTTGGCCTACGGAGCTGGGGCGGATGACCCCCAAATAGCCCTGGCAGATTCCCCCTAGACCCGCCCGCACCATGGTCAGGCATGCCCCTCCTCATCGCTGGGCACAGCCCAGAGGGTATAAACAGTGCTGGAGGCTGGCGGGGCAGGCCAGCTGAGTCCTGAGCAGCAGCCCAGCGCAGCCACCGAGACACCATGAGAGCCCTCACACTCCTCGCCCTATTGGCCCTGGCCGCACTTTGCATCGCTGGCCAGGCAGGTGAGTGCCCCCACCTCCCCTCAGGCCGCATTGCAGTGGGGGCTGAGAGGAGGAAGCACCATGGCCCACCTCTTCTCACCCCTTTGGCTGGCAGTCCCTTTGCAGTCTAACCACCTTGTTGCAGGCTCAATCCATTTGCCCCAGCTCTGCCCTtgcagagggagaggagggaagagcaaGCTGCCCGAGACGCAGGGGAAGGAGGATGAGGGCCCTGGGGATGAGCTGGGGTGAACCAGGCTCCCTTTCCTTTGCAGGTGCGAAGCCCAGCGGTGCAGAGTCCAGCAAAGGTGCAGGTATGAGGATGGACCTGATGGGTTCCTGGACCCTCCCCTCTCACCCTGGTCCCTCAGTCTCATTCCCCCACTCCTGCCACCTCCTGTCTGGCCATCAGGAAGGCCAGCCTGCTCCCCACCTGATCCTCCCAAACCCAGAGCCACCTGATGCCTGCCCCTCTGCTCCACAGCCTTTGTGTCCAAGCAGGAGGGCAGCGAGGTAGTGAAGAGACCCAGGCGCTACCTGTATCAATGGCTGGGGTGAGAGAAAAGGCAGAGCTGGGCCAAGGCCCTGCCTCTCCGGGATGGTCTGTGGGGGAGCTGCAGCAGGGAGTGGCCTCTCTGGGTTGTGGTGGGGGTACAGGCAGCCTGCCCTGGTGGGCACCCTGGAGCCCCATGTGTAGGGAGAGGAGGGATGGGCATTTTGCACGGGGGCTGATGCCACCACGTCGGGTGTCTCAGAGCCCCAGTCCCCTACCCGGAtcccctggagcccaggagggaggTGTGTGAGCTCAATCCGGACTGTGACGAGTTGGCTGACCACATCGGCTTTCAGGAGGCCTATCGGCGCTTCTACGGCCCGGTCTAGGGTGTCGCTCTGCTGGCCTGGCCGGCAACCCCAGTTCTGCTCCTCTCCAGGCacccttctttcctcttccccttgCCCTTGCCCTGACCTCCCAGCCCTATGGATGTGGGGTCCCCATCATCCCAGCTGCTCCCAAATAAACTCCAGAAGAGGAATCTGTGGGCCTGTGAGTCTGTCCAGTTTATGGAGTGTGGGAGGGAGGTGTCAGGAGGATGGGGGTGAGGAGGTTTTACCTTCTTCAGTTCTAGAAAGTGCtttccaaagttttatttttttatttgtacctGCCTTGTTCCAGAAAACGTTGAAGGTGGCTTCCCAAAGTCTAACTAGGGATACCCCCTCTAGCCTAGGACCCTCCTCCCCACACCTCAATCCACCAAACCATCCATAATGCACCCAGATAGGCCCACCCCCAAAAGCCTGGACACCTTGAGCACACAGTTATGACCAGGACAGACTCATCTCTATAGGCAAATAGCTGCTGGCAAACTGGCATTACCTGGTTTGTGGGGATGGGGGGGCAAGTGTGTGGCCTCTCGGCCTGGTTAGCAAGAAGCATTCAGGGTAGGCCTAGGTTAGTCGTGTTAGTTCTTCCCTGTGCTGAGCAGAGACTTCCAGAAGCACCAGAAACGGAGCCAGATGAAAGGACCCCAACACCTCCCCCCGCCAACCTTTGACAGAATATAGGG
Protein-coding regions in this window:
- the BGLAP gene encoding osteocalcin preproprotein, with product MRALTLLALLALAALCIAGQAGAKPSGAESSKGAAFVSKQEGSEVVKRPRRYLYQWLGAPVPYPDPLEPRREVCELNPDCDELADHIGFQEAYRRFYGPV